From the Acidovorax carolinensis genome, one window contains:
- a CDS encoding type IV pilin protein, with protein MKRQHQGFTLIEVMIVVAIVGILSAIAYPSYTEYIQRGHRADARAGLLQAQQWLERASTATGVYPIALPATLTWATDPTKRYTIGFADGNTNAAYTLVATRKSGGPQANDKCGNFTLTHTGVRGALNYASSTSATECWNK; from the coding sequence ATGAAACGACAACACCAGGGCTTCACGCTCATCGAGGTCATGATCGTGGTGGCCATCGTCGGGATTCTCTCGGCGATTGCCTACCCCAGCTACACCGAGTACATACAGCGCGGGCACCGGGCCGATGCCCGTGCTGGGCTGTTGCAGGCGCAGCAATGGCTGGAGCGGGCTTCCACGGCCACGGGCGTCTATCCGATCGCCCTGCCCGCTACGCTAACGTGGGCGACCGACCCCACCAAGCGCTACACGATTGGTTTCGCAGACGGCAATACCAACGCTGCATACACCCTGGTAGCCACACGCAAATCTGGGGGGCCACAAGCCAACGACAAGTGTGGAAATTTCACACTCACCCACACTGGAGTGCGCGGAGCCTTGAATTACGCCAGCAGTACATCGGCTACCGAATGCTGGAATAAATAG
- the ribD gene encoding bifunctional diaminohydroxyphosphoribosylaminopyrimidine deaminase/5-amino-6-(5-phosphoribosylamino)uracil reductase RibD: MTKTAPFMNQALGLAAQALFLSNPNPRVGCVIAAADGRILGQGFTQQAGGPHAEVVALRDAAAAGHDVRGATAYVTLEPCAHQGRTGPCCDALVAAGIGKVVASIADPNPLVGGQGFARLRAAGVEVEVGPGAAQARELNIGFFSRMVRGTPWVRLKTAASLDGTTALANGASQWITSPAARADGHAWRARACAVLTGIGTVLDDNPRLDVREVPTPRQPHVVVVDSQLQTPLDARLFIAGRACYIYSAAQNDAKQAALEARGATVIYLPNPQGKVDLPAMLRDLARRGVNELHVEAGNKLNGSFVREGLVDEMLVYLAPTLLGPGLGMANIGPLETLTQGLALNFTAVDRVGPDIRLVARVRGRDVF; this comes from the coding sequence ATGACTAAAACCGCACCCTTCATGAACCAAGCGCTTGGGCTCGCCGCTCAGGCGCTTTTTCTTTCCAACCCCAACCCGCGCGTGGGCTGCGTGATTGCAGCGGCTGACGGGCGCATCCTGGGCCAGGGCTTTACCCAGCAAGCCGGCGGCCCGCACGCCGAAGTGGTGGCGCTGCGCGATGCGGCGGCTGCGGGGCACGATGTGCGCGGCGCCACGGCCTATGTCACGCTGGAGCCCTGTGCGCACCAGGGGCGAACAGGGCCTTGCTGCGATGCGCTGGTGGCGGCGGGTATTGGCAAGGTGGTGGCGTCCATTGCCGACCCCAACCCGCTGGTGGGTGGCCAGGGCTTTGCCCGGCTGCGCGCGGCGGGAGTCGAAGTAGAAGTTGGCCCAGGCGCTGCGCAGGCGCGTGAACTCAACATCGGGTTTTTCAGCCGCATGGTGCGCGGCACGCCCTGGGTGCGCCTCAAGACGGCGGCATCGCTGGACGGAACCACGGCGCTAGCTAACGGAGCTAGCCAGTGGATTACCTCGCCCGCCGCGCGCGCCGATGGCCACGCCTGGCGCGCGCGCGCCTGCGCGGTGCTGACCGGCATTGGCACGGTGCTGGACGACAACCCGCGCCTGGATGTGCGCGAAGTGCCCACCCCGCGCCAGCCGCATGTGGTGGTGGTGGACAGCCAGCTGCAAACCCCGCTGGATGCTCGTCTTTTTATAGCTGGTCGCGCTTGTTACATCTACTCTGCAGCCCAAAATGATGCCAAACAGGCAGCGCTGGAGGCGCGTGGCGCTACCGTGATTTATTTGCCCAACCCGCAGGGCAAGGTGGACTTGCCTGCCATGCTGCGCGACCTGGCCCGGCGCGGTGTGAACGAATTGCATGTGGAAGCCGGCAACAAGCTCAATGGCTCGTTCGTGCGCGAGGGGCTGGTCGACGAGATGCTGGTGTATCTGGCGCCGACGCTATTGGGGCCGGGACTTGGCATGGCAAATATTGGCCCCCTTGAAACGCTTACCCAAGGGCTGGCGCTGAACTTCACGGCGGTGGACCGGGTCGGGCCAGACATCCGCCTCGTGGCGCGGGTGCGCGGGCGCGACGTTTTTTAA
- the selD gene encoding selenide, water dikinase SelD encodes MACTMTVDSKPIRLTQFSHGGGCGCKIAPGLLQEILARAPQGIVPPELLVGTETSDDAAVYRLNDSQALVATTDFFTPIVDDPYDFGRIAATNALSDIYAMGGTPIMALALVGMPIAQLSPEVIGRVLEGGAAVCRDAGIPIAGGHSIDVLEPIYGLVGLGLVHPQRVRRNADAQAGDVLVLGKPLGVGILSAALKKGILDAAGYADMLRYTTQLNRVGIALGALEGVHAMTDVTGFGLAGHLLEVCRGSGLSAQVNLAQVPVIEVAAKFAAEGVVTGASARNWAAYGADVAWAPGAPEWQRHLLTDPQTSGGLLVSCSPDALVSVLDAFQQAGFAAAAAIGGMQARVQGQGSQLVCR; translated from the coding sequence ATCGCGTGCACCATGACTGTTGATTCAAAACCCATTCGTCTTACCCAGTTCTCGCACGGCGGCGGTTGCGGTTGCAAGATAGCGCCGGGCCTGCTGCAAGAGATTTTGGCACGCGCACCGCAGGGCATCGTGCCGCCCGAGCTGCTGGTGGGCACCGAAACCAGCGACGACGCGGCGGTTTACCGCCTCAACGACAGCCAGGCGCTGGTGGCCACCACCGATTTCTTCACCCCCATCGTGGACGATCCCTACGATTTTGGCCGCATTGCCGCCACCAATGCGCTGTCCGACATCTACGCCATGGGCGGCACACCCATCATGGCGCTGGCGCTGGTGGGCATGCCCATTGCCCAACTGTCGCCAGAAGTGATTGGCCGCGTGCTCGAAGGCGGCGCTGCCGTGTGCCGCGACGCTGGCATCCCCATCGCGGGCGGGCATTCGATCGACGTGCTGGAGCCCATCTACGGCCTGGTCGGCCTGGGCCTGGTGCACCCGCAGCGCGTGCGCCGCAATGCCGACGCGCAGGCCGGCGATGTGCTGGTGCTGGGCAAGCCGCTGGGGGTGGGCATTCTTTCGGCAGCACTCAAAAAAGGCATTCTGGACGCCGCCGGCTATGCCGACATGCTGCGTTACACAACACAACTCAATCGCGTGGGCATTGCCCTGGGCGCGCTGGAAGGCGTGCATGCCATGACCGACGTCACCGGTTTTGGCCTGGCCGGCCACCTGCTGGAGGTGTGCCGGGGCTCGGGGCTCTCGGCCCAGGTGAATTTGGCCCAGGTGCCAGTCATTGAAGTTGCAGCAAAGTTTGCGGCCGAGGGCGTGGTCACGGGTGCTTCGGCCCGCAACTGGGCCGCCTACGGCGCCGACGTGGCCTGGGCCCCCGGTGCGCCCGAATGGCAGCGCCACCTGCTGACCGACCCCCAGACCAGCGGTGGCCTGCTGGTCAGTTGCAGCCCCGATGCGCTGGTGAGCGTGCTGGACGCCTTTCAACAGGCCGGCTTTGCGGCGGCTGCCGCCATCGGCGGCATGCAGGCGCGGGTGCAAGGGCAGGGTAGCCAGCTGGTTTGCCGGTGA
- the mnmH gene encoding tRNA 2-selenouridine(34) synthase MnmH has translation MSHRGPVRVADRHAFHTLIDARSPAEYALDHIPGAINCPVLDDEERRIVGTIYKQQGAFEARRVGGAMVAANLARHLRTQFADQPASWKPLVYCWRGGMRSGSMVTWLRLVGWDAQQLAGGYKAWRRHVIDRLAELAPQLPLRVICGPTGSAKTRVLQALAARGAQVLDLEACARHRGSVLGAWPGVEQPSQTAFETALLHALEPLDLQRTIYVEAESSKIGRLAVSQPLVQRLRASPCIEIAASVPARLDFLLRDYANLGDDPALLARQLGVLKELHGKQVIARWQEWAQAGALAPLFAELVALHYDPLYARSQSTHLHQWATRRTLASDDLSAAGIDALAAQVLALEDALRRAAPRPEKHQKR, from the coding sequence ATGAGCCACCGCGGCCCTGTGCGCGTGGCGGATCGCCATGCGTTTCACACCCTGATCGATGCGCGCTCGCCCGCCGAATACGCACTGGACCACATTCCCGGCGCCATCAACTGCCCGGTGCTCGACGATGAAGAGCGCCGCATTGTTGGCACCATCTACAAGCAGCAAGGTGCCTTTGAGGCGCGGCGCGTGGGCGGCGCCATGGTGGCAGCCAACCTGGCGCGGCATTTGCGCACGCAGTTTGCCGACCAGCCCGCCAGCTGGAAACCCCTGGTGTACTGCTGGCGCGGCGGCATGCGCAGCGGCTCCATGGTGACCTGGCTGCGCCTGGTGGGCTGGGACGCCCAGCAACTGGCCGGCGGTTACAAGGCGTGGCGCCGCCACGTCATCGACCGGCTGGCCGAACTGGCACCACAACTGCCCCTGCGCGTGATTTGCGGCCCCACCGGCAGCGCCAAAACGCGCGTGCTGCAGGCCCTGGCGGCGCGCGGCGCGCAGGTGCTCGACCTGGAGGCCTGCGCCCGCCACCGGGGATCGGTGCTGGGTGCCTGGCCGGGGGTGGAGCAACCCTCGCAAACCGCCTTTGAAACCGCCCTGCTGCATGCGCTGGAGCCCCTGGATCTGCAACGCACCATCTACGTTGAAGCCGAGAGCAGCAAGATCGGCCGCCTGGCGGTGTCCCAGCCCCTGGTGCAACGGCTGCGCGCCAGCCCCTGCATCGAGATCGCGGCCAGCGTGCCGGCGCGGCTGGATTTTTTGCTGCGCGACTATGCCAACCTGGGCGACGACCCGGCCCTGCTGGCCCGGCAACTGGGCGTGCTCAAGGAACTGCACGGCAAGCAGGTGATTGCGCGCTGGCAAGAATGGGCCCAGGCTGGTGCGCTGGCCCCACTGTTTGCCGAGCTGGTGGCCTTGCACTACGACCCGCTCTATGCCCGCTCGCAAAGCACGCACCTGCACCAGTGGGCCACGCGTCGCACACTGGCCAGCGACGACCTTTCTGCGGCGGGCATCGATGCCCTGGCTGCCCAGGTGCTGGCGCTGGAGGATGCCCTGCGTCGGGCAGCGCCAAGGCCTGAAAAACATCAAAAAAGATAG
- a CDS encoding ammonium transporter: MNAHQQGGDALFILLGAIMVLAMHAGFAFLEVGTVRKKNQVNALVKILVDFSVSTVVYFLVGYGVAYGTHFLVGAETLAQHNGFALVKFFFLLTFAAAIPAIVSGGIAERAKFWPQLLATAVIVGFVYPFFEGIAWNGHFGIQAGIAALTGAAFHDFAGSVVVHAVGGWIALPAVLLLGSRSNRYRKDGAISAHPPSNIPFLALGAWVLVVGWFGFNVMSAQTLDKLSGLVAVNSLMAMVGGTLAALVLGKNDPGFVHNGPLAGLVAVCAGSDLMHPLGALVVGAVAGSIFVVMFTLTQNRWKIDDVLGVWPLHGLCGTWGGIAAGIFGSKAFGGLGGVSLWAQLIGTAMGVMWALLGGALVYGVLKATLGLRLSQEEEFDGADLSIHKISATPDREVSW; this comes from the coding sequence ATGAATGCACACCAACAGGGCGGCGATGCCTTGTTCATTTTGCTGGGCGCCATCATGGTCCTGGCCATGCACGCCGGTTTTGCGTTTCTGGAGGTGGGCACCGTCCGCAAAAAGAACCAGGTCAACGCCCTGGTCAAGATACTGGTGGATTTTTCGGTCTCCACGGTGGTGTATTTCTTGGTGGGCTACGGCGTGGCCTATGGCACGCATTTCTTGGTGGGCGCGGAGACGCTGGCCCAGCACAACGGCTTTGCACTGGTGAAGTTCTTCTTTCTGCTCACCTTCGCGGCGGCGATTCCCGCCATTGTGTCGGGCGGCATTGCAGAGCGCGCCAAGTTCTGGCCCCAACTGTTGGCAACAGCCGTCATCGTCGGCTTTGTCTATCCCTTTTTTGAAGGCATCGCCTGGAACGGGCATTTCGGCATACAGGCCGGGATCGCAGCCCTTACCGGCGCCGCCTTCCACGACTTCGCCGGCTCGGTGGTGGTGCACGCCGTGGGCGGCTGGATTGCGCTGCCCGCCGTGCTGCTGCTGGGCTCGCGCTCCAACCGCTATCGCAAGGATGGCGCCATCTCGGCCCATCCACCCTCCAACATCCCTTTCCTGGCGCTGGGTGCGTGGGTGTTGGTGGTGGGCTGGTTTGGCTTCAATGTGATGAGCGCGCAAACGCTGGACAAACTCTCGGGGCTGGTGGCGGTCAACTCCCTGATGGCCATGGTGGGCGGCACACTCGCGGCGCTGGTGCTGGGCAAGAACGACCCCGGCTTTGTGCACAACGGCCCGCTGGCAGGCCTGGTGGCTGTCTGCGCGGGTTCTGACCTGATGCATCCGCTGGGAGCGCTGGTGGTGGGCGCCGTGGCCGGCAGCATCTTTGTGGTGATGTTCACCCTCACCCAGAACCGCTGGAAGATCGACGACGTGCTGGGCGTATGGCCCCTGCACGGGCTGTGCGGCACCTGGGGCGGCATTGCCGCAGGCATTTTCGGCAGCAAGGCCTTCGGTGGGCTGGGCGGTGTCAGCCTGTGGGCACAACTCATCGGCACGGCCATGGGCGTGATGTGGGCGCTGCTGGGCGGTGCCCTGGTGTATGGCGTGCTCAAGGCCACGCTGGGCCTGCGCTTGTCGCAGGAAGAAGAGTTCGACGGTGCGGATTTGTCGATCCACAAGATCAGCGCAACGCCGGACCGCGAAGTGAGCTGGTAA